In the genome of Curtobacterium sp. MCLR17_036, the window GACGTCACGCCCGACCCGGCCTCTGCCGCGGCGCTCGCGCTCCGGGCCGGCGTCGACCTGAGCCTCTGGGACGACGCCTTCACCCACCTCGACGAAGCACTCGACCGCGGGCTCGTCGACCTGGCGGACCTCGACCGTGCGGCCGACCGCGTGCTCGCCCTGAAGCGGCGCGTCGGGCTGCTCGGCACGCCGCCGGCCCCGGTCGAGCACCGGACACCGCCGGAGCGCTCCACGCTGCTGCTCGCCGAGCATGCGGCCCGGCGGGCGGTGGTGGCCCTCGGCGGGCCGCTCCCGACCATCGCCGCCGACGCCGTCGTGGCCGTCGTCGGCCCGAACGCCGACGACGTCGACGCGCTGCTCGGCGACTACGCGCCGCCGCGGCCGCCCGTCGACCCCGGTGCGTCCACCGTGCGCTCCGCCCTGGAGGCCCGGCTCGGCCCCGACCGGATCCGCAGCGCCCGGGGCAGTCACCTCCGCCACCCGCTGCCGGGCCCCGACGGGATCGCCGCGGTGGACGCGGCGCTCGCCGACGCCGATGTCGCGGTCGTGGTCCTCGGCGGGTCGAGCCGCCGCGCCTACGACGACGGCTTCGAGGACAACGGCGCGGTCAGCGGTCCGGCACCGGACACGACGAACGGCGAGGGGGTCGACCTGGCCTCCGTCGCGGTGCCCGAGGCGCAGCTCGACGTCCTCCGCGCCGCGCGGGGGAGCGGTCTGCCCGTCGTGGCGGTCGTCGTCGACGGCCGGCCCAGGGTCCTGACCGAGGTGTTCGCCCTGGCCGACAGCGTGCTGGTCGTCCCGTTCCCGGGGCCCACCGGCGGCGGGGCCGTCGTCGACGTGCTGCTCGGCGCCCCGGCCGAGGGGCGGCTCCCCGCGACCTGGCCCGGCGCGGACGGCGTGCTGCCGGTCGCCCACGACGAACGCCTCGAGACGGCGCGCGGCTACGTGGACGTCGCCGCGTCGCCGACCGTCACCGGTGCACCCGGACCGGGAGCCGGCATCCAGGTGGAACTGGCGGACGGGAGCGACGCGGTGACGGCCGTGCGCCTCCTGGCCGGGGGCACGGTGACCGTCCCGGTGACGGTGCGCAACGCATCGGACGTGCCCCGTCGGGTCTCGGTGCCACTGTGGGGGCGGCGACGCGAACCGGGCGTGCGGCCGCGGCGTCGGCGGCTGCTCGACCTGGTGACCGTGGACGTGCCGCCGGGCACGACCGTCGAGACCGCGTTCGCCCTCGGACTCGACGCGCTCGGCACGTGGGACGCTGGTCTGCAGCTCGGTGCACGGCCGCTCGACCTGGACTGCTGGACGGACGACGTGCTCGATCCGCCCGGGTCGACGCGGACCGTCCGTGTCACCGACGGACAGGAGGCAGTGCGATGGGTGTCGTGACGCAGGTGCGGCTCGAGGAGGTCACCCCGACCCTGGTCGCGGCGGCCGACCGGGTGCGGACCACGATCGGGGTCGAGGTCGGCGACCGCGTCGAGCGCGCGCTCGTGCGGACCCTGCGCGACACCATCACGCTCGACGACGACGGCGCCTTCGTCATCACGGGGGACATCCCGGCGATGTGGCTCCGCGACTCGACGACCCAGATGACGCCGTACCTGCGCTTCGTCGCGGACGACGCGGTGCTCGCCGACCTGCTCTGGGCGGTCGTGCGCCGGCAGCTCCGGCTCGTCGAGCACGACCCCTACGCCAACTCGTTCAACCGTGAGCCGAACGGCGCGCACTACGACGAGGACGACCTCAACGCGGACCCGCTGGTGTGGGAGCAGAAGTACGAGGTCGACAGCCTCGCCTACCCGGTGACGTTCGCACACGCGCTGTGGCGGGCGACCGGGCGCACCGACGTGCTCGACGAGCGGGCGCACCGGGTGTTCCGGACGATCGTCGCGCAGTGGCGTGCCGAGCAGGACCACGACGCGTCGGCGTACCGCTTCGTCCGCGACGGCGCGATCCCGACCGAGACCCTGGCACGGGACGGCCGCGGCACCCCGGTCGCGGTGACCGGCATGACCTGGTGCGCGTTCCGCCCCTCGGACGACGCCTGCACGTACGGCTACAACGTGCCGGCGAACCTGTTCGCGGCCGAGGCGCTGCTCGCCGTCGCGGCGATCGCGCGCGAGGTCTGGGCCGACACCGGCCTGGCGGACGACGCCGACCTGCTGCGGAGCGCGATCACCGACGGCGTCCGACGGCACGGCATCGTGCCGGGGCCGTCGGGGACGGACGTGTACGCGTACGAGGTCGACGGGCTCGGCGGCGTGCTGCTCATGGACGACGCGAACACCCCGTCGCTGCTGTCCCTGCCGCTGTCCGCGCCGTCGGTGGTCGACCGCGCGGTGTGGGCGGCGACGCAGGAGTTCGTCCTGTCGCCGGCGAACCCGTACTGGTCGAGCGGTGCTGCGGCGGCCGGGGTCGGCAGCCCGCACACGCTGCCGAACCGGGTGTGGCCGATCGCCCTGGCGGTCGGGGGACTCGTCTCCGGGTCGCCCGCACGGCGGCGGCGGCTTCTCGACGTGCTCGTGGCGACGGACGGCGGCACCGGCGACATGCACGAGGCGTTCGACGTCGACGACCCGACGCGGTACTCGCGACCGTGGTTCTCGTGGGCCGACGCGATGTTCTGCGAACTGGCGCTCGCGGCCGCCGACGACTGAGCGGTCGTCAGGCCATCGCCTGCTCGAGCGCCTCCTGGAAGCGCTCGTCGACCTCGATGCGCATCGCCCCGGACTCCGGGTCGAACGACGACACGATGCTCACCTCGCCGTCGCGGGCGAACAGCAGCCGGTCGCTCAGCACACCGCCGGGTGCTCCCCGCGGATCGGACACGAGCTGGACGAGTGCTCCCGCCAGCGTGTTCACCGCGGTCAGGCTGTCGGCGTCGCGGATCGGGACGGCGAGCAGCAGGTGCCGGTGCGGGATCGCGATGACCGCCCCGTACGGCAGCGCCCCGAGCACGGCGGGCAGGTTGACGGCCTTCGACGCGGTGAACAGCGACTCGCCCTCGACGACGACGAACCCGGGGGCGACCTCGCTCTGCTGGTCGACCGGCTCGTCGTCGCTGTTCAGCTGGCCGATCGCGAAGAGCTCGTCGATGCCGAGCGGCAGCCGGTGCACCGTCTCGGCGGAGAGCGTCGCGACGGTCGTCGGGAAGTCCACGCAGAGCGCCGCGACCACGCCCGGCACGAACGGCCGCGCGTAGGACAGGTCGATGCCGTCCGGACCCCGCTCGGCGAGCAGCCGCAGCCGGATGCGCTGCCGGAGCTCGTCGGGGGACATGTCCTCGGCCGCCGGGTCGCTCCGCGACGCGAGCATGGCGTCGAGGTGGCGTCGGACCGCGGCCTCCTGCGTGGCGGTGTCGGCCCCCTCGAGCATGCCCGCGAGGTTGCCGAACAGGTAGACCTGCCCGTCGGAACCGCGCAGCCGGGCGGCCGACGGGTCGTCCGCCGGCCCCTCGACCGTGGTCTCGACGCCCCGCTCAGCGAGCACGCGCCGCGCGAGTACGACGAGCGACGGTGCCGCTCCCGGTCCCGGTTCCCGCTTCTTCCGTCCGAACAACCCCATGACGTCCCCGTCCCCCCTCGTGGTCCGCTCGTGCTCAGCCGCCGAGGGCGGCGTCCACGATCTCCTTGGCCTCGCGCTGCACCTGCTCGAGGTGCTCCTGTCCGACGAAGCTCTCGGCGTAGATCTTGTAGACGTCCTCGGTGCCGGACGGTCGCGCCGCGAACCAGGCGTTCTCGGTCACGACCTTGACGCCGCCGACGGCCGCGCCGTTGCCGGGGGCCTCGGACAGCTTCGCCGTGATCGGGTCGCCGGCCAGTGTGTCGGCCGCGATGGCCTCGCCGTCGAGCTTGCCGAGGCGGGCCTTCTGCTCCTTGCTCGCCGCCGCGTCCACGCGCTGGTAGACCGGGTCGCCGAAGCGCTCGGTGAGCTCGGCGTAGAGCTGCGACGGCGTCTTGCCCGTCACCGCGATGATCTCCGACGCCAGCAGCGCGAGGATGATGCCGTCCTTGTCGGTGGTCCACGCGGTGCCGTCGTGACGCAGGAACGACGCTCCGGCGGACTCCTCGCCGCCGAACGCGACGGAGCCGTCGATCAGCCCGGGCACGAACCACTTGAAGCCGACCGGGACCTCCCACAGGCGACGGCCGAGGGACTCCGCGACGCGGTCGATGATGCTCGAGGACACGAGCGTCTTGCCGACGGCGGCGTCGTCGCGCCACGCCGGACGGTGCGCGTAGAGGTACTCGATGGCGACGGCCAGGTAGTGGTTCGGGTTCATCAGGCCACCGTCGGGGGTGACGATGCCGTGCCGGTCGGAGTCCGCGTCGTTGCCGGTCAGGACGTCGAAGTCGTCCTTGCGGGCGAGCACCGAGGCCATCGCGGAGGGGCTCGACGGGTCCATCCGGATCTTGCCGTCCCAGTCGAGCGTCATGAACGCCCAGGTGGGGTCGACGTCCGGGTTCACGACGGTCAGGTCGAGGCCGTAGTGGTCGCGGACGGCGTTCCAGTAGGGCAGGGAGGCGCCACCGAGGGGGTCCGCCCCGATCCGCACGCCGGCACGCTTGATCGCCGCGATGTCGATGATGTTCTCGAGGTCGGCGACGTACGTGTGCAGGAAGTCGTAGCGGTCCGGCGTGGCCTGCTCCGTGCGCTGCACCTCGGCGTTGCCGCCCGCGATGATCGCGTTCGCGCGATCCGCGATCCAGCTCGTGGCGTCGCTGTCGGCCGGGCCGCCGTGCGGCGGGTTGTACTTGAAGCCGCCGTCGCGCGGCGGGTTGTGGCTCGGGGTGATCACGATGCCGTCGGCCGTGTCGGCGTGGTCCTCGCGGTTGTACCGGATGATCGCGTGGCTGAGCGCCGGGGTGGGCACGTAGCCGTCCGCGCTGTCGGCCAGGACGTGCACGCCGTTCGCGGCGAGGACCTCGAGGGCGGTGCGCTCGGCGGGGGCGGACAGCGCGTGCGTGTCGCGGCCGATGAAGAGCGGGCCGTCGGTGCCCTGCGACCGGCGGTACTCGACGATCGCCTGCGTGATGGCCGCGATGTGGGTGTCGTTGAACGCGGAGTCGAGCGACGACCCGCGGTGACCGGACGTGCCGAACACGACCTTCTGCTCGGCGACGGAGACGTCCGGCACGCGGTCGTGGTAGGCGGCGACGAGTGCGTCGAGGTCGACGAGGTCGTCTGCGGTGGCTGGGGTGCCGGCACGGTCGTTCATGGACCCATCCTGGCATCGCGCAGCCGATCGCGTCCGGCCGGTACACAGCACGACGCCGCCCGGCCGGGGAGGGCCGGGCGGCGTCGGTGTGCGCCGGTGGTCGGTCAGGCCGTGCGGAAGGACCCCGTGGCGGTGCGGAACGAGCCCGTCACCGTCCGGGTCGAGGCCGTCGACGTGCCGGGGCGCATGCGCTGGGTGTCCACGAAGCGTCCGAGACGCCCGGTCACCGGAGCGCCGGTGTAGGTGCCGATCGGTTCGGCGGTGCGGCTGCCCGTGTAGGTACCGCGGTCGTCACGCCCGCCGATCCCGGACACGAAGCTGCCGCCGAACGGGAAGGTGCTGTTCGTCATGGTGGTCTCCTCGGTGTGTGGCGACGTCGAGGGACACCGGTCCGGCGGCCCTGTCGCCGTCGGCTGGTGCCACCACCCTACGTCCTTCTCTTGCATGATGCAAGAAAAGGACGGCTCAGGCCACGAGCTCGCAGAAGCTGCGGCCCTCGACCGTCCAGCTCTGGCGGGCCACCAGGCCGGCAGCGGCCGCGTGCCGGTGCAGCGCGTCGAGCCCGACCTCGGCCCAGGGGAAGCCGGCGCTCTCGTGGCCGTCGGCGTCCATCACGCGGGCCGTGTAGACACGGTCGGCGAGCGGGTCCGGGTTCGTCTCGACGACCACACGGCCGCCCTCGCGGACGATCGAGCGACAGCGGCCGAGGAGCGCCGCGGGGTCGCCGCCGATGCCGATGTTGCCGTCGATGACCAGTGCCGTGTCCCAGTGGCCCTCGTCGGGCACCGGGTCGAAGACCGAGCCCTGCAGCGCGGTGCCGCCGGAGCGTCGGGCGATGGCGACGGCCTCGGCCGACACGTCCACGCCGAGCGAGGGGAGGCCGAGCTGGGCGGCGGCGACGAGCATCCGGCCCGGACCGCAGCCGATGTCGATGACCGCGCCGTCGACGTTCTCGAGCAGCGAGCGGTCCACCTGGTCGGCGGCGGCGCTCCACCGGCCGACGTCGAGCGTCGTCACCTCGCCGGGGCGGTCCGGGTCGGTCAGGCGGAGGCGACCGTCGGTGCGCAGGGCGCGGGCGTAGGGCTCGCCGCCGCCGGCGCCGAACGTGACGGGTGCGTGCATGGTCATCGGGAGCTCCCAACGGTCTCGGCTCGGAGTGCCTCGGCGAAGCCGGAGCCCGGCACGAGGGCGGCGACGCGCTCGGCGTCCGGGATGGTGTCGACGTCGAGCAGCTCGCCGAGGTCACCGGTGTCGAGGCCGGCCTCGACCAGCCGTGCGCGCTGCACGGCCCCGGTGTCGTCCTGCGACATCGGGACGCCGCGGAGCAGGTCGCCGGAGGGGTCGCGCAGGTACAGCGACCAGAAGCCGCCGTCCTCGGCGGGGCCGAACCAGGCGTCGCGGCCCGGTTCGTCGAAGACCGGTGCGAGGTCGGCGACGGTCACCTGCGGCGTGTCCATGCCGACCAGCAGCGTCGGGCCGTCGACCGTGTCGAAGAGGAAGCCGAGGCGCTCGTCGAGGCCGCCGCCGGGCTGGTGCAGGACGTCGAAGCCCTCGGCACCGTCCGGCAGTACCTGGCCGTCGAAGAACAGCAGCCGACGGGCCGCGGGCAGGGCGCGCACGGTGGCCAGGGTGTCGGCGAGGCTCGCGGCGGCGACACGGGCGGCGCCCTCCGGGGTGAGCGCCGGCGTCAGCCGGGTCTTCACCTTGCCGGGCAGGCACTCCTTCGCGACCACGGCCACGGTGATCCCCGTGCTCACGAGCGGACCTCCTCGACGGCGGTGGAGCCGGCCACGGGGCGGGCCGCCGCGGGCGCGACGACGCGACCCCGGGCCTCCCGGCGGTAGGCGCGCAGCAGTCGGGACATGTCGCGGACGGCGTTGACGGTGCCGCGCAGCGTCCCCGTCACCTTGCTGTCGCCGATGCGCTGGGCGTACCCGATGTCGGACTCGTCGACGCGCCAGCCGGCGGCGTGCGCGGCGAGCACCATCTCGAGCGGGTAGCCGCTGCGGCGGTCCTGCAGGTCGAGCGTGACGAGGTCCTCGCGGCGCATGACGCGCATCGGTCCGAGGTCGCGCAGCCGGTACCCGGTCGCGCGGTGCATGAGGACGGCGAGCACGCGGTTCGCGAAGCGTGCGTGCGGTGCCCACGCGCCCTTGCCCGTCGGGACGCGGCGGCCCAGGGCCAGGTCGACGCGGCCGCTGGCGACCCGGTCGACGAGCGGGGGGAGCTCGGCCGGGTCCATCGACGCGTCGGCGTCGCAGAACGCGACGTAGTCGGCGGTGGCGGCGGCGACGCCCGCGGCGCAGGCGGAGCCGAAGCCCTTGCGGGGCTCGGTGACCACGGTCGCGCCGAGTGCGCGTGCGACGTCGGCGGACCCGTCGGTGGAGCCGTTGTCGACGACGATTGCCCGGTACCCGCTCGGCAGGCGCCCGATGACCTTCGGCAGGGCATCCGCCTCGTCGAGGCAGGGCAGGATCACATCGACACGCATACCGGGCATTCGGTGCGGTCCACCGGGTCGACGGGTCTGTTGTGTCATGCACCCGACACAACACGACGAAGCCGTCAGGAGTACGTGTGTCGACCAATTGATGGACGTTCCGCGCACTTCCCGGGCGCGCCCGCCCCTGGACTGGGGGCGTCCGCGCGACCAGGAGCGGTCGGGCCGTCGCTCGGCGACCGACCGCTCCTGCGTGGTCTACTGCACCGCGCTCCGGAGCGGGGCGGTCGCGAAGTCGCGCATGCCCTGCTCGAAGTCGACGGCGGCCCGCCACCCGAGCTCGGCGGCGATGCGGTCCGACGACGCGGTGACGTGGCGGACGTCGCCCAGGCGGTACTCGCCCGTGACGACCGGCTGGGGGCCGTCCGGGCCGGCGATCGCCGCGGCCATGTCGCCGATCGTGTGCACGGTGCCCGAGCCGACGTTGTAGGCGCGGAACGAGTCGGCCGGCAGGTCGGCGGTCGCCGCGATCGAGGCGGCGTTCGCCCCGGCGACGTCGTCGACGTGCACGAAGTCGCGGCGCTGGGCGCCGTCCTCGAAGACCCGAGGGGCCTCGCCACGCGCCAGGGCTGAGCGGAACAGCGACGCGACACCGGCGTAGGGGGTGTTCGCCGGCATCCCGGGACCGTAGACGTTGTGGTACCGGAGCGCGATCGCCCGGCCACCCGTCGCACGGGCCCAGCTCGACGCCAGGTGCTCCTGGGCGACCTTCGTCTGGGCGTACACGTTGCGGGGGTCCAGCGCCGCGGCCTCGTCGATGAGCCCGGGCACGAGCGGCTGCCCGTCCGGCCCGATCGGGTCGAAGCGTCCGGCGTCCAGGTCCTCGCGGCGCCGCGCCGGCGGACGGATCGGCTCGCCCGAGGCGGTCGTGTACGCGCCCTCGCCGTAGACGACCATCGAGCTCGCGACGACGAGCCGCCCGATGTCGTGCCGGTCCATGCCCGCCAGGACGTGGGCGGTGCCGGCGTCGTTCGACGAGACGTAGTCGGGCGCGTCCTGGAAGTCGACGCCGAGGCCGACCTTGGCCGCCTGGTGGCAGACGACGTCGACGCCCTCGAGCGCGGCGTCGAGCGCGACCCGGTCGCGGACGTCGCCGTGCACGAACTCGATGCCCTGCTGCTGGTGGGCGAGCACGACCTCCTCCGG includes:
- a CDS encoding class I SAM-dependent methyltransferase, translating into MTMHAPVTFGAGGGEPYARALRTDGRLRLTDPDRPGEVTTLDVGRWSAAADQVDRSLLENVDGAVIDIGCGPGRMLVAAAQLGLPSLGVDVSAEAVAIARRSGGTALQGSVFDPVPDEGHWDTALVIDGNIGIGGDPAALLGRCRSIVREGGRVVVETNPDPLADRVYTARVMDADGHESAGFPWAEVGLDALHRHAAAAGLVARQSWTVEGRSFCELVA
- a CDS encoding glycosyltransferase family 2 protein; its protein translation is MPGMRVDVILPCLDEADALPKVIGRLPSGYRAIVVDNGSTDGSADVARALGATVVTEPRKGFGSACAAGVAAATADYVAFCDADASMDPAELPPLVDRVASGRVDLALGRRVPTGKGAWAPHARFANRVLAVLMHRATGYRLRDLGPMRVMRREDLVTLDLQDRRSGYPLEMVLAAHAAGWRVDESDIGYAQRIGDSKVTGTLRGTVNAVRDMSRLLRAYRREARGRVVAPAAARPVAGSTAVEEVRS
- a CDS encoding DUF2064 domain-containing protein, with protein sequence MSTGITVAVVAKECLPGKVKTRLTPALTPEGAARVAAASLADTLATVRALPAARRLLFFDGQVLPDGAEGFDVLHQPGGGLDERLGFLFDTVDGPTLLVGMDTPQVTVADLAPVFDEPGRDAWFGPAEDGGFWSLYLRDPSGDLLRGVPMSQDDTGAVQRARLVEAGLDTGDLGELLDVDTIPDAERVAALVPGSGFAEALRAETVGSSR
- the pgm gene encoding phosphoglucomutase (alpha-D-glucose-1,6-bisphosphate-dependent), which produces MNDRAGTPATADDLVDLDALVAAYHDRVPDVSVAEQKVVFGTSGHRGSSLDSAFNDTHIAAITQAIVEYRRSQGTDGPLFIGRDTHALSAPAERTALEVLAANGVHVLADSADGYVPTPALSHAIIRYNREDHADTADGIVITPSHNPPRDGGFKYNPPHGGPADSDATSWIADRANAIIAGGNAEVQRTEQATPDRYDFLHTYVADLENIIDIAAIKRAGVRIGADPLGGASLPYWNAVRDHYGLDLTVVNPDVDPTWAFMTLDWDGKIRMDPSSPSAMASVLARKDDFDVLTGNDADSDRHGIVTPDGGLMNPNHYLAVAIEYLYAHRPAWRDDAAVGKTLVSSSIIDRVAESLGRRLWEVPVGFKWFVPGLIDGSVAFGGEESAGASFLRHDGTAWTTDKDGIILALLASEIIAVTGKTPSQLYAELTERFGDPVYQRVDAAASKEQKARLGKLDGEAIAADTLAGDPITAKLSEAPGNGAAVGGVKVVTENAWFAARPSGTEDVYKIYAESFVGQEHLEQVQREAKEIVDAALGG
- a CDS encoding glycoside hydrolase family 125 protein; the encoded protein is MGVVTQVRLEEVTPTLVAAADRVRTTIGVEVGDRVERALVRTLRDTITLDDDGAFVITGDIPAMWLRDSTTQMTPYLRFVADDAVLADLLWAVVRRQLRLVEHDPYANSFNREPNGAHYDEDDLNADPLVWEQKYEVDSLAYPVTFAHALWRATGRTDVLDERAHRVFRTIVAQWRAEQDHDASAYRFVRDGAIPTETLARDGRGTPVAVTGMTWCAFRPSDDACTYGYNVPANLFAAEALLAVAAIAREVWADTGLADDADLLRSAITDGVRRHGIVPGPSGTDVYAYEVDGLGGVLLMDDANTPSLLSLPLSAPSVVDRAVWAATQEFVLSPANPYWSSGAAAAGVGSPHTLPNRVWPIALAVGGLVSGSPARRRRLLDVLVATDGGTGDMHEAFDVDDPTRYSRPWFSWADAMFCELALAAADD
- a CDS encoding NAD-dependent epimerase/dehydratase family protein, with the protein product MSRLLVTGGAGFIGSAIVRRARAEGHEVRVLDSLRADVHGAPEEVVLAHQQQGIEFVHGDVRDRVALDAALEGVDVVCHQAAKVGLGVDFQDAPDYVSSNDAGTAHVLAGMDRHDIGRLVVASSMVVYGEGAYTTASGEPIRPPARRREDLDAGRFDPIGPDGQPLVPGLIDEAAALDPRNVYAQTKVAQEHLASSWARATGGRAIALRYHNVYGPGMPANTPYAGVASLFRSALARGEAPRVFEDGAQRRDFVHVDDVAGANAASIAATADLPADSFRAYNVGSGTVHTIGDMAAAIAGPDGPQPVVTGEYRLGDVRHVTASSDRIAAELGWRAAVDFEQGMRDFATAPLRSAVQ
- a CDS encoding glycoside hydrolase family 3 N-terminal domain-containing protein — protein: MTGHPTATSLDVRARIGQVNQRLKGWEAVRWVDGRPRITDVLRAEVDRWGGIGAVYGVLRADPWSGVHWGNGTPPERSAEAYAAVQDHVVAHSDGGVPTLFVEEVPHGLQALGGTTVPVNLALGAAMDEQLVEDLAAAVAAEVRARGTHVALVSGLDVLRDPRWGRSEECWSEDGALAAVMVAATVRGMQGGGDGPIDGRHVAVVAKHLAGQGAGIGGRNGSGAPIGRRELAEVHLPPALAAARAHVAGFMAAYNDVDGVPCCGNRELLTTTIRDAWGWDGLVMADGTAVDRLRDVTPDPASAAALALRAGVDLSLWDDAFTHLDEALDRGLVDLADLDRAADRVLALKRRVGLLGTPPAPVEHRTPPERSTLLLAEHAARRAVVALGGPLPTIAADAVVAVVGPNADDVDALLGDYAPPRPPVDPGASTVRSALEARLGPDRIRSARGSHLRHPLPGPDGIAAVDAALADADVAVVVLGGSSRRAYDDGFEDNGAVSGPAPDTTNGEGVDLASVAVPEAQLDVLRAARGSGLPVVAVVVDGRPRVLTEVFALADSVLVVPFPGPTGGGAVVDVLLGAPAEGRLPATWPGADGVLPVAHDERLETARGYVDVAASPTVTGAPGPGAGIQVELADGSDAVTAVRLLAGGTVTVPVTVRNASDVPRRVSVPLWGRRREPGVRPRRRRLLDLVTVDVPPGTTVETAFALGLDALGTWDAGLQLGARPLDLDCWTDDVLDPPGSTRTVRVTDGQEAVRWVS